In Ancalomicrobiaceae bacterium S20, the following proteins share a genomic window:
- a CDS encoding XRE family transcriptional regulator, with amino-acid sequence MSNIVEDPGPAIARRIRLEREARNWSLADLAERSGVSKATISKIERDEMSPTATILLRLASAFELTLAGLLLRVEGGDDRLSRAADQPLWRDPETGYVRRQIYSRPGNPVELVEVEMPAGGRVAIPASSYARIRQVVWVRAGTLTVVEGPETTRVGTGDCLGFGPPSDVVFANETDAPCLYVVALARN; translated from the coding sequence ATGTCAAACATAGTTGAAGATCCCGGCCCTGCCATCGCCCGTCGCATCCGGCTCGAGCGGGAGGCCCGCAACTGGTCGCTCGCCGATCTGGCCGAGCGGTCCGGCGTTTCGAAGGCCACGATCAGCAAGATCGAACGCGACGAGATGAGCCCGACCGCGACCATCCTGCTCAGGCTGGCGAGCGCGTTCGAGCTGACGCTGGCGGGTCTCCTGCTGCGCGTCGAGGGCGGGGACGACCGCCTGTCGCGCGCCGCCGACCAGCCGCTCTGGCGCGACCCGGAAACCGGCTATGTGCGCCGGCAGATCTACAGCCGGCCCGGCAATCCGGTCGAACTGGTCGAGGTCGAGATGCCGGCCGGCGGCCGGGTCGCGATCCCGGCCTCGTCCTATGCCCGGATCCGGCAGGTGGTCTGGGTCCGCGCCGGCACCCTGACCGTGGTCGAGGGGCCGGAGACCACCCGCGTCGGCACCGGCGATTGCCTCGGCTTCGGGCCGCCCTCGGACGTTGTCTTCGCCAACGAGACCGACGCACCCTGCCTCTATGTCGTGGCACTCGCCCGCAACTGA
- a CDS encoding GNAT family N-acetyltransferase: MTAAEITRSAVEIRALRSDPAILEALSDLLIEVVAHGGSVSFMHPLERDDARRFWTGSLAAADRGERVVFGAFERGQLVGTLTLLLDCPPNQPHRAEFAKMMTRVAARGRGVASALIEAAEAAAVAAGRTLIVLDTASDGGAAALYERFGFRLAGEIPDYALKPHGGLTGTLLYWKRIGAAA, encoded by the coding sequence ATGACCGCTGCCGAGATCACCCGTTCCGCCGTCGAGATCCGCGCGCTGCGCTCCGATCCCGCCATCCTCGAAGCCCTGAGCGACCTTCTGATCGAAGTCGTCGCACACGGCGGCTCGGTCAGCTTCATGCATCCGCTCGAGCGCGATGACGCCCGACGCTTCTGGACCGGCTCGCTCGCCGCCGCCGATCGGGGCGAGCGCGTCGTGTTCGGAGCCTTCGAGCGCGGGCAGCTCGTCGGGACGCTGACGCTGCTCCTCGACTGCCCGCCGAACCAGCCGCACCGCGCCGAGTTCGCCAAGATGATGACGCGCGTCGCGGCGCGCGGCCGCGGCGTCGCCTCGGCCCTGATCGAGGCGGCGGAAGCGGCGGCGGTCGCGGCCGGTCGAACGCTGATCGTGCTCGACACCGCGAGCGACGGCGGCGCCGCCGCGCTCTACGAGCGCTTCGGCTTCCGCCTCGCCGGCGAGATCCCCGACTATGCGCTGAAGCCGCATGGCGGGCTGACCGGCACGCTCCTCTACTGGAAGCGGATCGGCGCCGCCGCCTGA
- a CDS encoding EAL domain-containing protein translates to MLAFVLVTLNAMLDRTALDRARADLDAVSGVLLEQADRHLSSAASLVDDLSQSFDDGATLCAPAQREAMLSRTLVLNGVKSTAIVGPVGQVVCDPLGISRRVEVRSSVLDAGETDIQIAAVRFVDPPYSAVRVMRRTPPDTLAFAAFVSSSRFAAGYLPPHLAKAGLVRIQLSDGTMLVQIREGHVARETDEDLVALSDSVRWVRDARKSERFPLEVTLAVPLAEYLHDVEELRSIVNIAAAAVGFVMIGLIFHLTTQPPSPASEIERGIRNGEFVPFYQPVIDIQNGRLAGCEVLIRWRKPDGTIVSPGAFIGLAEATGLAIPMTRALMEKTRDELAAAYEKRPQLKVSINLFDDHFDNLGIVKDVQTIFDGAGVRYDQLVFEITERQPLPNIDKAKVIIRRLRDLGARVALDDAGTGHGGLAYLQQLGMDVIKIDKLFIDQIDAETTSAPIVDALIDIGRRMGMLVIAEGVETFDQVHYLRQRGVEQAQGYVFAPALSTKSYLDLLERMDPIDRATTAGSGGASSGDPAGEGAARPWPTAAGAIGRDRARAA, encoded by the coding sequence GTGCTGGCGTTCGTCCTGGTGACGCTGAACGCCATGCTCGACCGGACCGCGCTGGATCGGGCCCGTGCCGATCTCGATGCTGTCTCCGGTGTGTTGCTCGAGCAGGCCGACCGCCATCTGTCGAGCGCCGCGAGCCTCGTCGACGACCTGTCGCAGTCCTTCGACGACGGCGCCACGCTCTGCGCGCCCGCCCAACGCGAGGCGATGCTGTCGCGGACGCTGGTTCTGAACGGCGTCAAGTCGACGGCGATCGTCGGTCCGGTCGGGCAGGTGGTCTGCGATCCACTGGGCATCTCGCGTCGCGTCGAGGTGCGGTCGTCCGTGCTCGACGCCGGCGAGACCGACATTCAGATAGCGGCGGTGCGGTTCGTCGATCCGCCCTATTCGGCGGTGCGGGTCATGCGTCGCACGCCGCCGGATACGCTCGCCTTCGCCGCCTTCGTGTCGTCCTCGCGGTTCGCGGCCGGCTATCTGCCGCCGCATCTGGCGAAGGCGGGCTTGGTACGGATCCAGCTCTCGGACGGCACGATGCTCGTGCAGATCCGCGAAGGTCACGTCGCCCGCGAGACCGACGAGGATCTCGTGGCCCTGTCCGACAGCGTCCGCTGGGTGCGCGACGCGCGCAAGTCGGAGCGCTTTCCGCTCGAGGTGACGCTGGCCGTGCCGCTGGCGGAATATCTCCACGATGTCGAGGAGCTCCGCAGCATCGTGAACATCGCGGCCGCGGCGGTCGGCTTCGTCATGATCGGCCTGATCTTCCACCTGACCACGCAGCCGCCGTCCCCCGCCAGCGAGATCGAACGCGGCATCCGCAACGGCGAGTTCGTGCCGTTCTACCAGCCGGTCATCGACATCCAGAACGGCCGCCTCGCCGGATGCGAGGTGCTGATCCGCTGGCGCAAGCCCGACGGCACGATCGTCTCGCCCGGCGCCTTCATCGGGCTTGCCGAAGCGACGGGCCTCGCGATCCCGATGACGCGCGCGCTGATGGAGAAGACCCGCGACGAGCTCGCAGCCGCCTACGAGAAACGGCCGCAGCTCAAGGTCAGCATCAACCTCTTCGACGACCACTTCGACAATCTCGGCATTGTCAAGGACGTCCAGACCATCTTCGACGGCGCTGGCGTGCGCTACGACCAGCTCGTGTTCGAGATCACCGAGCGCCAGCCGCTGCCCAACATCGACAAGGCCAAGGTCATCATCCGCCGGCTGCGCGACCTCGGCGCGCGGGTCGCGCTCGACGACGCCGGCACGGGCCACGGCGGGCTCGCCTACCTGCAGCAGCTCGGCATGGACGTCATCAAGATCGACAAGCTGTTCATCGATCAGATCGACGCCGAGACCACCAGTGCCCCGATCGTCGACGCGCTGATCGACATCGGCCGCCGCATGGGCATGCTGGTCATCGCAGAGGGCGTCGAGACCTTCGATCAGGTGCACTATCTGCGCCAGCGCGGCGTCGAACAGGCGCAGGGCTACGTCTTCGCGCCGGCGCTGAGCACGAAGTCGTACCTCGACCTGCTCGAGCGCATGGACCCGATCGATCGCGCCACGACCGCGGGTTCCGGCGGGGCGTCGTCCGGCGATCCGGCCGGGGAGGGCGCGGCGCGGCCTTGGCCGACCGCCGCTGGCGCCATCGGCCGCGATCGCGCGCGCGCCGCCTGA
- the aspS gene encoding aspartate--tRNA ligase produces MHRYRSHTCGQLSAKNVGETVRLSGWVHRVRDHGGVLFVDLRDHYGITQVVVDPDSPAFKTAEAVRSEWVIRLDGNVKARTPETVNPNLSTGEIEIYAREIEVLAAAKDLPLPVFGEPDYPEDVRLRYRFLDLRRETLHANIVKRTKIISAMRRGMDAAGFAEYSTPILTASSPEGARDFLVPSRIHPGKFFALPQAPQQYKQLLMVAGFDRYFQIAPCFRDEDPRADRLPGEFYQLDLEMSFVTQEDVWETMTPVITSVFEQFAEGKPVTKDWPRIPYDVAIRKYGSDKPDLRNPIEMQAVTEHFAGSGFKVFARMIESDPKVEVWAIPAKTGGSRAFCDRMNGWAQSVGQPGLGYIFWRTENGALEGAGPLAKNIGPERTEAIRTQLGLAEGDAVFFVAGDPSKFYKFAGEARNRVGFDLNLVDTERYELCWIVDFPFYEWDEEEKKVEFAHNPFSMPQGGMEALTSQDPLTIKAYQYDAVCNGFEIASGSIRNQLPDIMVKAFEIAGLTKADVEERFGGMYRAFQYGAPPHGGCAFGIDRIVMLLCGAENLREITLFPMNQRAEDLLMGAPSAATTKQLRELHIRLNLPQQG; encoded by the coding sequence ATGCATCGCTACCGTAGCCATACCTGTGGTCAGCTCTCGGCGAAGAACGTCGGCGAGACCGTCCGGCTGTCGGGCTGGGTGCATCGCGTGCGCGATCACGGCGGCGTGCTGTTCGTCGACCTACGCGACCACTACGGCATCACTCAGGTCGTGGTCGATCCGGACAGCCCGGCGTTCAAGACCGCCGAGGCGGTTCGCTCGGAGTGGGTCATCCGCCTCGACGGCAACGTCAAGGCGCGCACGCCGGAGACCGTGAACCCGAACCTCTCGACCGGCGAGATCGAGATCTACGCCCGCGAGATCGAGGTTCTGGCGGCCGCCAAGGACCTGCCGCTGCCGGTGTTCGGCGAGCCCGACTATCCGGAAGACGTGCGCCTGCGCTACCGCTTCCTCGACCTGCGCCGCGAGACGCTGCACGCGAACATCGTCAAGCGCACCAAGATCATCTCGGCGATGCGCCGCGGCATGGACGCGGCCGGCTTCGCCGAGTATTCGACGCCGATCCTGACCGCTTCGAGCCCCGAGGGTGCGCGCGACTTCCTGGTGCCGAGCCGCATCCATCCGGGCAAGTTCTTCGCGCTGCCGCAGGCGCCGCAGCAGTACAAGCAGCTGCTGATGGTCGCCGGCTTCGACCGCTATTTCCAGATCGCGCCGTGCTTCCGCGACGAGGATCCGCGCGCCGACCGTCTGCCGGGCGAGTTCTACCAGCTCGACCTCGAAATGAGCTTCGTCACCCAGGAGGACGTCTGGGAGACGATGACGCCGGTGATCACCAGCGTTTTTGAACAGTTCGCCGAGGGCAAGCCGGTCACCAAGGACTGGCCGCGCATCCCCTACGATGTCGCGATCCGCAAGTACGGCTCCGACAAGCCGGATCTGCGCAACCCGATCGAGATGCAGGCCGTGACCGAGCATTTCGCCGGCTCGGGCTTCAAGGTGTTCGCGCGCATGATCGAGAGCGACCCGAAGGTCGAGGTGTGGGCGATCCCCGCCAAGACCGGCGGTTCCCGCGCCTTCTGCGACCGCATGAACGGCTGGGCGCAGTCGGTCGGCCAGCCGGGTCTCGGCTACATCTTCTGGCGCACGGAGAACGGCGCGCTCGAAGGCGCCGGCCCGCTCGCCAAGAACATCGGCCCGGAGCGCACCGAGGCGATCCGCACCCAGCTGGGCTTGGCCGAAGGCGACGCGGTGTTCTTCGTCGCCGGCGATCCGTCGAAGTTCTACAAGTTCGCCGGCGAAGCGCGCAATCGCGTCGGCTTCGACCTCAACCTCGTCGACACCGAGCGCTACGAGCTTTGCTGGATCGTCGACTTCCCGTTCTATGAGTGGGACGAGGAGGAGAAGAAGGTCGAGTTCGCGCACAACCCGTTCTCGATGCCGCAGGGCGGCATGGAGGCGCTGACCTCGCAGGATCCGCTGACCATCAAGGCCTACCAGTACGACGCCGTCTGCAACGGCTTCGAGATCGCCTCGGGCTCGATCCGCAACCAGTTGCCGGACATCATGGTCAAGGCCTTCGAGATCGCCGGCCTGACCAAGGCCGACGTCGAGGAGCGCTTCGGCGGCATGTACCGCGCGTTCCAGTACGGCGCCCCGCCGCACGGCGGCTGCGCCTTCGGCATCGACCGCATCGTGATGCTCTTGTGCGGCGCGGAGAACCTGCGCGAGATCACGCTGTTCCCGATGAACCAGCGCGCCGAGGACCTCCTCATGGGCGCCCCCTCGGCGGCGACCACCAAGCAGCTCCGCGAACTGCACATCCGGTTGAACCTGCCGCAGCAGGGGTGA
- the gltA gene encoding citrate synthase, translating to MSDKSATLTIGNQSWSMPIKPGTIGPEVIDISKLYAGSKMFTYDPGFTSTASCESKITYIDGDEGVLLYRGYPIEQLAENGNFLETCYLLLYGELPTAAQYEDFASRVTRHTMVHEQMNRFFSGFRRDAHPMAVMVGTVGALSAFYHDSLDIADPFQRMVASIRMIAKMPTIAAMAYKYSVGQPFVYPKNSLDYTANFLQMCFSIPCEEYKVDPVLSRALDRIFILHADHEQNASTSTVRLAGSSGANPFACIAAGIACLWGPAHGGANEAALAMLQEIGSVERIPEYIAKAKDKNDPFRLMGFGHRVYKNYDPRAKIMQKTCHEVLTTLGIKDDPLLDVAIELERIALHDEYFIEKKLYPNIDFYSGITLKAMGFPTSMFTVLFALARTVGWIAQWKEMIEDPSQKIGRPRQLYTGATRRDYIAVEDRV from the coding sequence ATGAGCGACAAGTCCGCGACGTTGACGATCGGCAATCAGTCCTGGTCCATGCCGATCAAGCCGGGCACGATCGGCCCGGAAGTCATCGACATCTCGAAGCTGTATGCCGGCTCCAAGATGTTCACCTACGACCCGGGATTCACCTCTACCGCCTCGTGCGAGTCGAAGATCACCTATATCGACGGCGACGAAGGCGTTCTGCTCTACCGCGGCTACCCGATCGAGCAACTGGCCGAAAACGGCAACTTCCTCGAGACCTGTTATCTGCTGCTCTACGGCGAGCTGCCGACCGCGGCGCAGTACGAGGATTTCGCCTCGCGTGTGACCCGTCACACCATGGTGCACGAGCAGATGAACCGGTTCTTCTCCGGTTTCCGCCGCGACGCGCATCCGATGGCGGTCATGGTCGGCACGGTCGGCGCGCTGTCGGCCTTCTACCATGACAGCCTGGACATCGCCGATCCGTTCCAGCGGATGGTCGCCTCGATCCGCATGATCGCGAAGATGCCGACCATCGCCGCCATGGCGTACAAGTATTCGGTCGGCCAGCCCTTCGTCTATCCGAAGAACAGCCTCGACTATACCGCCAACTTCCTGCAAATGTGCTTCTCGATCCCGTGCGAGGAGTACAAGGTCGACCCGGTCCTGTCGCGCGCGCTCGACCGGATCTTCATCCTGCACGCCGACCACGAGCAGAACGCGTCGACCTCGACGGTTCGTCTCGCCGGTTCGTCGGGTGCCAACCCGTTCGCCTGCATCGCGGCCGGCATCGCCTGCCTCTGGGGCCCGGCGCACGGCGGCGCCAACGAGGCGGCGCTGGCGATGCTTCAGGAGATCGGCTCGGTCGAGCGGATCCCCGAGTACATCGCCAAGGCCAAGGACAAGAACGATCCGTTCCGTCTGATGGGCTTCGGCCACCGGGTCTACAAGAACTACGACCCGCGCGCCAAGATCATGCAGAAGACCTGCCACGAGGTTCTGACCACCCTCGGCATCAAGGACGATCCGCTGCTCGACGTGGCGATCGAACTCGAGCGGATCGCGCTGCACGACGAGTACTTCATCGAGAAGAAGCTCTATCCGAACATCGATTTCTACTCGGGCATCACGCTGAAGGCGATGGGCTTCCCGACCTCGATGTTCACCGTGCTGTTCGCGCTGGCCCGTACGGTCGGCTGGATCGCGCAGTGGAAGGAGATGATCGAGGACCCGTCGCAGAAGATCGGCCGTCCGCGTCAGCTCTACACCGGCGCCACCCGCCGCGACTATATCGCGGTCGAAGACCGCGTCTGA
- a CDS encoding glutathione peroxidase, whose protein sequence is MSDRPDDRSANAWSRFASFVRSPQTRRAGLGAALCAIAAPFLPRNEARAAGTPGEAWRFAFETVDGAPMPLTQWRGKVLLVVNTASHCGFTYQYKGLQAVYDRFKGRGLVVVGVPSNDFGGQEPGSNEEIKGFCGGTYGVTFPLAAKSVVRGPEAHPFYRWAAETLGPDRVPRWNFHKYLVGRDGRLRGGYGGLVEPENPTLIAAIEAALAERAQS, encoded by the coding sequence ATGTCCGACAGGCCCGACGATCGATCTGCCAACGCCTGGTCCCGGTTCGCCAGCTTCGTGCGGTCGCCGCAGACGCGCCGGGCTGGCCTGGGTGCAGCACTCTGCGCGATCGCGGCACCGTTCCTGCCCCGGAACGAGGCCCGCGCGGCCGGCACGCCCGGTGAAGCCTGGCGCTTCGCCTTCGAGACTGTCGATGGCGCGCCGATGCCGCTCACCCAATGGCGCGGCAAGGTGCTGCTCGTCGTCAACACCGCATCGCACTGCGGCTTCACCTACCAGTACAAGGGCTTGCAGGCGGTCTACGACCGGTTCAAGGGCCGCGGCCTCGTGGTCGTCGGCGTGCCCTCGAACGATTTCGGCGGCCAGGAGCCGGGCTCCAACGAGGAGATCAAGGGCTTCTGCGGTGGCACCTACGGCGTGACCTTTCCGCTCGCGGCGAAATCTGTGGTGCGCGGGCCCGAAGCGCATCCGTTCTATCGCTGGGCCGCCGAGACGCTCGGCCCGGATCGGGTGCCGCGCTGGAACTTCCACAAGTACCTCGTCGGCCGCGACGGCCGTCTGCGCGGCGGCTACGGCGGTCTGGTCGAGCCGGAGAACCCGACGCTGATCGCCGCCATCGAGGCCGCACTCGCGGAACGCGCCCAGAGCTGA
- a CDS encoding EAL domain-containing protein, which translates to MPKKTVNFVLAILAVVTIALAPLVVGKMILRAYGMRFGNEEMRSNADRYLVRAERILAEAVSALRDVDRRNGGSCATNDLVLLGETTARSQFLRRLGVVDRQGYAMCLYPAPAARRGAVLPPVAEGDRQVTLTLLDPERVTDAAPGTLMVAWRSANGARLVAEVAAAALDLDPGPEYLRVVRHVVVTIDGSKTWVAIGQSPSGGGDGEMIRAVARSATFPVEVMVEVPAAAVLELVTPLEITLSVATMAAGVVLGGIVFWMFFRPVAEVDDEFLTALQREEFKPFYQPVMNIDTGRIEGCEVLVRWVKPDGKVVSPGAFMTYAETSGHVFEMTRQLMRKTREELGPLFGDHPELKISINLFAGHFDDRRILEDIVSIFEGGRISYDQLVFEVTERYPLRDIDKARKIIAEMHVLGCRVALDDTGTGHGGLAYLQQLGIDIVKIDKMFIDAMGTDLGASTIVDVLVELANSLGMGIVAEGVEREDQLQRLREKGVTAAQGYIFAPPLPGKMFIELASALLGEGEGTPAAEAGGPEDRQAA; encoded by the coding sequence GTGCCGAAGAAGACAGTCAACTTCGTGCTGGCCATTCTGGCCGTCGTAACCATCGCGCTCGCGCCGCTGGTCGTCGGCAAGATGATTCTGCGCGCCTATGGCATGCGGTTCGGCAATGAGGAAATGCGCTCCAACGCCGATCGCTATCTGGTTCGCGCCGAACGCATTCTCGCCGAGGCCGTGAGCGCGCTGCGCGATGTCGACCGGCGCAATGGCGGCTCCTGCGCCACCAACGATCTGGTCCTGCTCGGCGAGACGACCGCCCGCTCGCAGTTTCTGCGCCGCCTCGGCGTGGTCGATCGCCAGGGCTATGCGATGTGCCTCTACCCGGCGCCCGCGGCCCGGCGTGGCGCCGTGCTGCCGCCGGTCGCCGAAGGTGATCGGCAGGTCACGCTGACGCTGCTCGATCCCGAAAGGGTCACGGACGCCGCGCCGGGGACCCTGATGGTGGCGTGGCGGTCGGCCAACGGCGCCCGGCTGGTGGCCGAGGTCGCCGCCGCCGCGCTCGATCTCGATCCCGGCCCCGAGTATCTGCGCGTCGTGCGCCATGTCGTCGTGACCATCGACGGTTCGAAGACCTGGGTCGCCATCGGCCAGTCGCCTTCGGGCGGGGGCGACGGCGAGATGATTCGCGCGGTCGCCCGATCCGCGACTTTCCCGGTCGAGGTGATGGTCGAGGTTCCGGCCGCCGCGGTGCTGGAACTGGTCACACCGCTCGAGATCACACTCTCGGTCGCCACCATGGCCGCCGGCGTGGTGCTCGGCGGCATCGTGTTCTGGATGTTCTTCCGCCCGGTCGCCGAAGTCGACGACGAATTCCTGACCGCGCTCCAGCGCGAGGAGTTCAAGCCGTTCTACCAGCCGGTCATGAATATCGACACGGGCCGCATCGAAGGCTGCGAGGTGCTGGTGCGCTGGGTGAAGCCCGACGGCAAGGTCGTCTCGCCCGGCGCATTCATGACCTATGCCGAGACCTCCGGCCACGTGTTCGAGATGACCCGGCAGCTCATGCGCAAGACGCGCGAGGAGCTCGGGCCGCTGTTCGGCGATCACCCGGAGCTGAAGATCTCGATCAACCTGTTCGCCGGCCATTTCGACGACCGCCGCATCCTCGAGGACATCGTCTCGATCTTCGAGGGTGGCCGGATCTCCTACGATCAGCTGGTCTTCGAGGTCACCGAGCGCTACCCGCTGCGCGACATCGACAAGGCGCGCAAGATCATCGCCGAGATGCACGTGCTCGGCTGCCGTGTCGCGCTCGACGACACCGGCACCGGCCATGGCGGCCTCGCCTACCTGCAGCAGCTCGGCATCGACATCGTGAAGATCGACAAGATGTTCATCGACGCGATGGGCACCGACCTCGGCGCCTCGACCATCGTCGACGTGCTGGTCGAACTGGCCAATTCGCTCGGCATGGGCATCGTCGCCGAGGGCGTCGAGCGGGAGGACCAGCTCCAGCGTCTGCGCGAAAAGGGCGTCACCGCCGCGCAGGGCTACATCTTCGCCCCGCCGCTGCCGGGCAAGATGTTCATCGAACTCGCGAGCGCGCTGCTCGGCGAGGGCGAGGGCACGCCGGCCGCCGAAGCCGGCGGTCCCGAGGACCGGCAGGCGGCCTGA
- the rnd gene encoding ribonuclease D, producing the protein MITKTQDLAAACERLAAHDYVAVDTEFLRETTYWPKLCVVQLAGPDTAVVIDALAEGLDMAPLLDLMKNEKVLKVFHAGRQDIEIVFNMGGFVPHPVFDTQVAAMVCGFGDSISYDQLVYRINGHHIDKSSRFTDWSRRPLSDKQLNYALSDVTHLRDVYHYLAQSLAEQGRADWVSEEMEVLTSIDTYDLKPENAWERLKMRVKKPIELAVLKELAAWREREARARDVPRSRVIKDETIYEIAGDQPTDAAALANLRSLSKGFERSRAGEEIIACVKRALALPKSELPQVPKGRVVPEGAGAAVDLMKVLLKLISERHGVAAKVIATVDELEAIAADDEADVAVLKGWRRELFGEQALRLKRGELALSFDGRKVIAVETGTSHERQPGRTKRAAG; encoded by the coding sequence ATGATCACCAAGACTCAAGACCTCGCCGCCGCCTGTGAACGCCTCGCCGCCCACGATTATGTGGCCGTCGACACCGAATTCCTCCGCGAGACGACCTATTGGCCGAAGCTCTGCGTCGTCCAGCTCGCAGGGCCGGACACGGCCGTGGTGATCGACGCGCTCGCCGAAGGGCTCGACATGGCGCCCCTTCTCGATCTGATGAAGAACGAGAAGGTCCTCAAGGTCTTCCACGCCGGCCGCCAGGACATCGAGATCGTGTTCAACATGGGCGGCTTCGTGCCCCACCCGGTGTTCGACACGCAGGTCGCGGCCATGGTCTGCGGCTTCGGCGATTCGATCTCGTATGATCAGCTCGTCTACCGCATCAACGGACACCACATCGACAAGTCGTCGCGCTTCACCGACTGGAGCCGGCGGCCGCTCAGCGACAAGCAGCTCAACTACGCACTCTCCGACGTCACGCACCTGCGCGACGTCTATCATTATCTCGCACAGAGCCTCGCCGAGCAGGGCCGCGCCGATTGGGTGTCGGAGGAGATGGAGGTGCTGACCTCGATCGATACCTACGACCTCAAGCCGGAGAATGCTTGGGAACGGCTCAAGATGCGGGTGAAGAAACCCATCGAACTCGCTGTTCTCAAAGAGCTTGCCGCTTGGCGAGAGCGCGAGGCGCGGGCCCGCGACGTGCCGCGCTCGCGCGTCATCAAGGACGAGACGATCTACGAGATCGCCGGCGACCAGCCGACCGACGCGGCCGCGCTCGCCAATCTGCGCAGCCTGTCGAAGGGTTTCGAGCGCAGCCGGGCCGGCGAGGAGATCATCGCCTGCGTGAAGCGGGCGCTGGCGCTGCCGAAGTCGGAGCTGCCGCAGGTGCCGAAGGGCCGCGTGGTGCCCGAGGGTGCCGGCGCGGCGGTCGACCTGATGAAGGTGCTCCTGAAGCTGATCTCGGAGCGCCACGGCGTCGCCGCCAAGGTCATCGCGACGGTCGACGAGCTCGAGGCGATCGCCGCCGACGACGAGGCCGACGTCGCGGTGCTCAAGGGCTGGCGGCGCGAGCTGTTCGGCGAGCAGGCGCTCCGGCTGAAGCGCGGCGAGCTGGCGCTGTCCTTCGACGGCCGCAAGGTGATCGCGGTCGAGACCGGCACCTCGCACGAACGCCAGCCGGGCCGGACCAAGCGCGCCGCGGGTTGA
- a CDS encoding D-Ala-D-Ala carboxypeptidase family metallohydrolase has product MIDYRRLSAAVALISAGAVVLITVGPWSSAPADPNKAYAMALVEAHNGREATARDTAERASDAAIATTVDVASKADRLAVTFARVSAIPVANGPDAEHAAFTITTNMPDEPGTIAMPLFAFASFEPTQDAAAAISRLVDPDAYLPDRGQRARAVETPSVAEEDEEVAIPLPSPPQPRPQFADHGLPMPRLKPSLPPPGGPIDLARLPPPPSRPGAIGGPPPGVALPDPSKGRPLDAQQGKQGNTILAYLGADPTAPTPSDRDKVILNTPFGVPFIPQTASVETACLRPELIDILRKMESHYHKKVIITSGQRSRGRPGSLHRQCAAADIVVPGVDAKALATFARSIPNVGGVGTYCHPEMIHVDIGTPRDWKYGCGSYFAMRDGSAHWGKMPAGMGME; this is encoded by the coding sequence ATGATCGATTACCGTCGCTTGAGCGCCGCAGTGGCGCTCATCAGCGCAGGTGCCGTCGTCCTCATCACCGTTGGCCCGTGGTCGAGCGCGCCCGCCGACCCGAACAAGGCCTATGCCATGGCCCTGGTCGAGGCCCACAACGGCCGTGAAGCCACGGCGCGCGACACGGCCGAACGTGCCTCCGACGCAGCCATCGCAACGACGGTCGACGTCGCCTCAAAGGCGGACCGGCTCGCCGTCACCTTCGCGCGCGTCTCGGCCATCCCGGTCGCGAACGGCCCGGACGCCGAGCACGCCGCCTTCACCATCACCACCAACATGCCCGACGAACCCGGCACGATCGCGATGCCGCTGTTCGCCTTCGCCTCCTTCGAGCCGACGCAGGATGCCGCCGCCGCGATCTCGCGGCTGGTCGATCCCGACGCCTATCTGCCGGATCGCGGCCAGCGCGCGCGTGCCGTCGAGACGCCGTCGGTGGCAGAGGAAGACGAAGAGGTGGCGATCCCGCTACCGAGCCCGCCGCAGCCGCGGCCGCAATTCGCCGATCACGGCCTGCCGATGCCGCGGCTCAAACCGAGCCTGCCGCCGCCGGGCGGCCCGATCGACCTCGCGCGCCTGCCGCCGCCGCCCTCCCGGCCCGGCGCCATCGGCGGCCCGCCGCCGGGCGTGGCGCTGCCCGACCCGTCGAAGGGTCGGCCGCTCGACGCGCAGCAGGGCAAACAGGGCAACACGATCCTCGCCTATCTCGGCGCGGATCCGACCGCGCCGACGCCGTCGGACCGCGACAAGGTCATCCTCAACACGCCGTTCGGCGTGCCGTTCATTCCCCAGACCGCCAGCGTCGAGACCGCCTGCCTCCGTCCGGAGCTGATCGACATCCTGCGCAAGATGGAGAGCCACTACCACAAGAAGGTGATCATCACCTCCGGCCAGCGCAGCCGCGGCCGGCCCGGCTCGCTGCACCGCCAATGCGCGGCCGCGGACATCGTGGTGCCCGGCGTCGACGCCAAGGCGCTGGCGACCTTCGCCCGCTCGATCCCGAACGTCGGCGGCGTCGGCACCTACTGCCACCCGGAAATGATTCACGTCGACATCGGCACGCCGCGCGACTGGAAATATGGCTGCGGCAGCTACTTCGCCATGCGCGACGGCTCGGCCCATTGGGGCAAGATGCCGGCCGGCATGGGGATGGAGTGA